One Longimicrobiales bacterium DNA window includes the following coding sequences:
- the hisS gene encoding histidine--tRNA ligase gives MASSAFSRLPGFRDFAPEDFALRSYIFDAWRRVSRRYGFLEYDGPPLEPLGLYVEKSGEEIVGQLYNFVDKGDRGVSLRPEMTPSLARILGDRSRGMSKPIRWFSIPQLFRYERQQRGRLREHFQLNVDIVGEGSVAADVEIVAVSIDALRELGLTAVDFYARVSDRRLLTAVLNASGIDGEGLQAAFGIVDKMERAPKEKSQQRLVAECGLTEDAADALLTLLDTTGLDQIREHFGEDEAVATALEPLSEYLVMLEAMGLGDYVEVDLRIVRGLAYYTGIVFELFDRKGELRAICGGGRYDRLLEFVGGDPLPAVGFGMGDVVLGELLKDRGLLPEYERAVDYYLVIVGEEERTEALRIATRLRAAGHSVAYGLREQGVGKQMKAAAKEGARQVFIVGPDELARGSVMARDMVTGEEREIALDSL, from the coding sequence ATGGCAAGCTCAGCTTTTTCGCGGCTTCCGGGGTTTCGGGACTTCGCCCCTGAGGACTTCGCACTCCGTTCTTACATCTTCGACGCGTGGCGACGGGTCTCCCGACGCTACGGGTTTTTGGAGTATGATGGTCCTCCGCTAGAGCCACTCGGCCTCTATGTGGAGAAGAGCGGTGAAGAGATCGTGGGGCAGCTCTACAACTTCGTAGACAAGGGGGACCGCGGCGTGTCCTTGCGCCCCGAGATGACTCCGTCGTTGGCGCGCATTCTCGGAGATCGTTCACGCGGAATGAGCAAGCCGATTCGGTGGTTCTCGATCCCGCAGCTGTTCCGGTACGAACGGCAACAGAGGGGACGGCTTCGCGAACACTTCCAGCTGAATGTTGATATCGTGGGCGAAGGCTCCGTCGCCGCGGACGTCGAGATTGTTGCAGTCAGCATCGACGCCCTGCGCGAGCTCGGCCTCACAGCAGTCGACTTCTATGCGCGTGTTTCGGATCGCCGCCTTCTGACTGCTGTTCTCAATGCATCGGGAATCGATGGCGAGGGGCTCCAGGCGGCGTTTGGAATCGTCGACAAGATGGAGCGCGCGCCGAAGGAGAAGTCGCAACAGCGTCTCGTGGCCGAGTGCGGACTCACCGAGGACGCCGCAGATGCATTGCTCACGCTACTCGACACCACGGGATTGGATCAGATCCGGGAGCACTTCGGTGAGGACGAGGCGGTTGCCACGGCCCTTGAGCCACTCTCCGAATATCTGGTAATGCTGGAGGCGATGGGGTTGGGGGACTACGTGGAGGTCGACCTCCGCATTGTTCGTGGTCTGGCGTACTACACGGGCATCGTGTTCGAGCTCTTCGACCGGAAGGGTGAACTGAGGGCGATTTGTGGTGGTGGACGGTACGACCGCCTGCTCGAGTTCGTAGGGGGAGATCCCCTTCCAGCTGTGGGCTTCGGAATGGGTGACGTTGTACTGGGCGAACTCTTGAAGGATCGTGGCCTCCTGCCGGAATACGAGCGGGCCGTCGACTACTACCTTGTGATCGTCGGCGAAGAAGAACGAACGGAGGCTCTACGGATTGCCACGCGCTTGCGCGCCGCCGGTCACAGCGTCGCGTACGGCCTGCGCGAGCAAGGTGTCGGCAAGCAGATGAAGGCGGCCGCGAAGGAAGGCGCCCGCCAGGTGTTCATTGTCGGCCCAGACGAACTTGCGCGGGGCTCCGTGATGGCGCGTGATATGGTGACGGGTGAGGAGCGGGAGATCGCTCTCGACTCACTGTGA